Proteins encoded in a region of the Acholeplasma equirhinis genome:
- the frr gene encoding ribosome recycling factor — protein sequence MNEQADMLLLEIEEKMEKAVLALDHQFSSIRTGRANPSLLDRITVNYYGVETPLKQVAAISVPEAQQLYIKPFDKSILKDIEHAINTSSLELPPRNDGVGIRLMLPPLTEERRRQLVKEVEKLSETGKIAVRNVRRDGNDDLKKLGLPEDSEKGYLEDVQALTDKYIKVIDEHTKSKSDELLTI from the coding sequence ATGAATGAACAAGCAGATATGCTGTTATTAGAAATCGAAGAAAAGATGGAAAAAGCGGTACTCGCTCTTGACCATCAATTCTCAAGCATTCGTACAGGTCGTGCGAATCCAAGTTTACTTGATCGTATCACAGTGAACTACTATGGTGTTGAAACACCACTTAAGCAAGTGGCTGCAATTTCAGTACCAGAAGCTCAACAACTCTATATCAAACCATTTGATAAATCAATATTAAAAGATATTGAACATGCGATTAACACTTCTAGTTTAGAATTACCACCTAGAAATGATGGTGTGGGCATTCGTTTAATGTTACCACCTCTTACAGAGGAACGTCGTCGTCAACTTGTAAAAGAAGTTGAAAAACTTTCTGAAACCGGAAAGATTGCAGTCCGTAACGTACGCCGTGATGGTAACGATGATTTAAAGAAATTGGGTCTTCCTGAAGATTCTGAAAAAGGCTATTTAGAAGATGTCCAAGCTTTAACTGATAAATATATCAAAGTCATCGACGAACACACTAAATCTAAATCTGATGAGCTCTTAACGATTTAA
- the pyrH gene encoding UMP kinase: MYRRVILKLSGEALKGQGIYGIDPKTVKEIALEIKALRDSGVEVCVVVGAGNLWRGKTGEELGMDRAQADYMGMLGTIMNGLALQDALEGVGVATRVMTALPTSAVAEPYIRRRALRHLEKGRVIILSGGTGSPYFSTDTTAALRAAELACDVILMAKNGVDGVYTKDPKKFADAKLIKRITHQEVLEQNLQIMDSTAASLCKDNHIEILVFNMNIKGNIVRAVMKEDIGTIVSNGV; the protein is encoded by the coding sequence ATGTACCGACGTGTCATACTCAAGCTATCAGGTGAAGCATTAAAAGGTCAAGGAATTTATGGCATTGATCCAAAAACCGTTAAAGAAATTGCATTAGAAATCAAAGCATTAAGAGACTCAGGTGTCGAAGTATGTGTGGTTGTTGGTGCAGGTAACCTTTGGCGTGGTAAAACCGGTGAGGAATTAGGTATGGATCGTGCACAAGCAGACTATATGGGTATGCTTGGAACGATTATGAATGGTTTAGCACTTCAAGATGCCTTAGAGGGCGTAGGGGTTGCTACCAGAGTGATGACCGCACTTCCTACAAGCGCAGTTGCAGAACCGTACATTAGAAGACGTGCATTAAGACATTTAGAAAAAGGACGTGTCATTATTTTATCAGGAGGTACGGGTTCACCTTACTTCTCAACTGACACAACAGCCGCACTTCGTGCTGCTGAACTTGCTTGTGATGTCATTCTAATGGCAAAAAATGGTGTCGATGGTGTTTACACTAAAGACCCTAAGAAGTTTGCAGATGCTAAATTAATTAAACGCATTACCCATCAAGAAGTTTTAGAACAAAATCTACAAATTATGGATTCCACTGCTGCTTCATTATGTAAAGACAATCATATCGAAATTTTAGTGTTCAATATGAACATCAAAGGTAATATTGTCCGTGCAGTTATGAAAGAAGATATTGGAACCATCGTATCAAACGGGGTGTAA